From Echinicola jeungdonensis, the proteins below share one genomic window:
- a CDS encoding glycosylase, giving the protein MMRSIQYFMGLAILIGLASACSGSKSESGENAKKEASREITDEVMEEVYEEIKTPYKYGLVKVPPSNDLKMDCPSIFKKDGKWYMTYLIYGGRGYETYLAESNDLLHWEDKGKIMSFSDTTDWDMNQKAGYIALQDMEWGGSYELNKYDDKYWMSYFGGNSRGYEAGILSIGMAYTEKDPTTAHEWERLEEPVLTPTEESARWYDNSTMYKNSVIRDKEEYTGHPFIMYYNARGDSINPGKGAERIAMAVSDDMKNWERYGDGPLINHHKGISGDAYIQKMNGLYVMFYFGAFWPDREGDGAFNRFAVSNNLIDWVDWEGEDLIQPSEDYDAVFAHKSFVVKHDGVVYHYYCAVNEKHQRGIAVATSKDLGKSELTFIRHEE; this is encoded by the coding sequence ATGATGCGATCTATACAATATTTTATGGGCCTGGCCATTTTGATTGGTCTGGCAAGTGCCTGTTCAGGTAGCAAAAGTGAATCAGGAGAAAATGCCAAAAAGGAGGCCTCCAGAGAAATTACAGATGAGGTAATGGAGGAAGTTTATGAAGAAATCAAAACTCCTTATAAATACGGACTTGTAAAAGTTCCGCCCAGCAATGACCTCAAAATGGATTGCCCCAGCATCTTCAAGAAAGATGGCAAATGGTACATGACCTACCTGATATATGGAGGAAGAGGTTATGAAACCTATTTGGCAGAAAGTAATGATCTTTTGCACTGGGAAGATAAAGGTAAAATCATGTCCTTTTCTGATACCACTGATTGGGATATGAACCAAAAAGCAGGTTACATCGCCTTGCAGGATATGGAATGGGGAGGTAGCTATGAGCTGAATAAGTATGATGACAAATACTGGATGAGTTATTTTGGCGGAAACTCAAGAGGTTATGAAGCAGGAATCCTTTCCATTGGTATGGCTTATACCGAAAAAGATCCAACTACTGCCCATGAATGGGAAAGACTGGAAGAACCAGTGCTGACACCAACGGAAGAAAGCGCCCGTTGGTATGACAACAGTACCATGTATAAGAATTCAGTAATTCGTGATAAGGAGGAATACACCGGACATCCATTTATCATGTATTACAATGCCAGGGGAGACAGTATCAATCCAGGTAAAGGGGCCGAAAGAATTGCCATGGCTGTTTCTGATGATATGAAAAACTGGGAACGATATGGTGATGGTCCTTTGATCAATCACCACAAGGGAATATCCGGTGATGCCTATATCCAAAAAATGAATGGCCTTTATGTGATGTTTTACTTTGGAGCATTTTGGCCGGACAGGGAAGGTGATGGTGCATTTAACCGATTTGCTGTTTCCAATAACCTGATTGATTGGGTAGACTGGGAAGGTGAAGACCTGATCCAGCCTTCTGAAGATTATGATGCTGTATTTGCCCATAAATCTTTCGTAGTCAAGCATGATGGCGTGGTTTATCATTATTACTGTGCGGTAAACGAAAAGCACCAAAGGGGCATTGCCGTTGCTACTTCTAAAGATTTAGGAAAAAGCGAATTGACTTTTATCAGGCATGAGGAATAA
- the rpmA gene encoding 50S ribosomal protein L27, producing MAHKKGVGSSKNGRESHSKRLGIKKFGGEAVVAGNILVRQRGTKHHPGDNVKLGKDHTIFATVDGNVKFRKKHDGRSYVSVIPAEA from the coding sequence ATGGCTCACAAGAAAGGTGTCGGTAGTTCCAAAAACGGTAGAGAATCCCATAGTAAAAGACTAGGTATTAAAAAGTTCGGTGGTGAAGCTGTTGTTGCCGGAAATATCCTTGTTAGACAAAGAGGGACAAAACATCATCCAGGTGATAATGTGAAGCTTGGAAAAGATCACACTATTTTTGCTACCGTGGATGGTAATGTAAAATTCAGGAAAAAGCATGATGGTAGATCTTATGTAAGCGTAATTCCCGCTGAAGCATAA
- the rplU gene encoding 50S ribosomal protein L21 codes for MYAIVNIAGKQFKVTKDQYVYAPKLQGDIDASVEFDEVLLAENDGTVSVGAPTVDGAKVSGKILDHVKGDKVIVFKKKRRKGYKKKNGHRQEFTKLLIEDIKL; via the coding sequence ATGTACGCAATAGTTAACATAGCAGGAAAGCAGTTCAAAGTAACAAAAGATCAATATGTCTATGCTCCTAAATTGCAAGGCGATATTGACGCTTCCGTTGAGTTCGATGAAGTACTGTTGGCAGAAAATGACGGTACAGTATCGGTAGGCGCCCCAACCGTAGATGGCGCTAAGGTATCAGGTAAAATTCTTGATCATGTAAAAGGTGACAAGGTAATCGTCTTCAAGAAGAAAAGAAGAAAAGGTTACAAAAAGAAAAATGGTCACAGACAAGAATTCACCAAATTACTAATTGAAGATATTAAACTATAA
- a CDS encoding ribonucleotide-diphosphate reductase subunit beta — MQKPEPILEQGDNSRFVLFPIQHDDIWEFYKKAEASFWTAEEIDLSQDLKDWKSLADGERHFISHVLAFFAASDGIVNENLAEHFVAEVQYTEAKFFYGFQIAMENIHSETYSLLIDTYIKDAAERDKLFNAIEHLDCVKKKAEWALRWIDKGNFQERLIAFAAVEGIFFSGSFCSIFWLKKRGLMPGLTFSNELISRDEGLHCDFACHLYNNHVANQLPKETVSEIIQDAVTIEKEFVTDALPVRLIGMNADLMCQYIEFVADRLLVELGCEKVWNSTNPFDFMDMISLQGKTNFFEKRVGDYQKAGVMKGKDSSDSAKFSVEEDF, encoded by the coding sequence ATGCAGAAACCAGAACCCATATTAGAACAAGGAGACAATAGCCGATTTGTACTTTTCCCAATCCAACATGATGATATCTGGGAATTCTATAAAAAAGCAGAAGCCAGTTTCTGGACAGCAGAAGAAATTGACCTAAGCCAGGATCTGAAAGACTGGAAAAGCTTGGCTGATGGGGAACGGCACTTTATTTCTCATGTCTTGGCCTTCTTTGCTGCCAGTGACGGAATCGTCAATGAAAACCTGGCGGAACACTTTGTTGCAGAAGTTCAATACACAGAGGCAAAATTCTTCTATGGGTTTCAGATTGCTATGGAAAACATCCACTCTGAAACTTACAGCTTGTTGATTGACACTTATATCAAAGATGCTGCGGAAAGGGATAAACTTTTCAACGCCATCGAACATTTGGATTGTGTCAAGAAAAAAGCCGAATGGGCATTGAGATGGATCGACAAAGGAAACTTTCAGGAAAGGCTGATTGCCTTTGCTGCAGTTGAAGGTATTTTCTTCTCCGGGTCTTTCTGCTCAATATTCTGGTTAAAGAAAAGAGGTTTAATGCCAGGCTTGACCTTCTCCAACGAGCTGATCTCCAGAGATGAAGGCCTGCACTGTGATTTTGCCTGCCACCTTTACAACAACCATGTGGCCAATCAACTTCCCAAAGAAACCGTATCTGAAATTATACAGGATGCTGTGACTATTGAAAAGGAATTCGTAACTGATGCACTTCCGGTAAGATTGATTGGAATGAATGCAGATCTTATGTGTCAATATATTGAGTTTGTAGCCGACAGGCTTTTGGTGGAATTAGGCTGTGAAAAAGTTTGGAACAGTACTAATCCTTTTGACTTTATGGACATGATTTCCCTGCAAGGCAAAACCAACTTTTTTGAAAAAAGAGTGGGAGACTATCAAAAAGCAGGCGTAATGAAGGGTAAAGATTCATCTGATTCCGCCAAGTTCTCTGTAGAAGAGGATTTTTAA
- a CDS encoding ribonucleoside-diphosphate reductase subunit alpha has product MLVIKRDGRRESVRFDKITLRIENLCDGLDSRYIQPIEVAKKVIDGLYDGVTTSELDNLAAEVCASMTVKHPEYAILAARIAISNLHKTTSKSFSNTMKRLYTYVNPKTGDNAALIAPDVYGIVKKHAARLDEVIEYSRDFNYDFFGFKTLEKSYLIKLDDKVVERPQHMLMRVAIGIHKEDIDSAIETYNYLSEKWFTHATPTLFNAGTPKPQLSSCFLLNMKEDSIDGIYDTLKQCAKISQSAGGIGLSIHHVRAKGSYIRGTNGVSNGIVPMLRNFDMTARYVDQGGGKRKGSFAIYLEPWHADIKDFLELKKNHGKEEMRARDLFYALWISDLFMKRVEANEEWSLFCPNEAPGLSDCYGEEFEKLYEKYEKEGRARETVKAQELWFEVLESQIETGTPYMLYKDAANKKSNQQNLGTIKSSNLCTEIMEYTSSDEVAVCNLASIALPKFVQTDGQGKKYFDHQKLYEITKVVTKNLNKVIDINYYPVEEARRSNFRHRPIGIGVQGLADAFIMLRMPFDSEEARGLNKDIFETIYYASMETSMELAKVQGTYETYEGSPVSKGQFQFDLWGVSPKSGRWAWDELKQKVSKYGVRNSLLVAPMPTASTSQILGNNECFEPYTSNIYTRRTLSGEFVVVNKHLMKDLIRLGLWNDNMKNRLIAANGSIQDFPEVPQNIKDLYKTVWEISQKVVINMAADRGAYICQSQSMNIFMQEPNFGKLTSMHFYAWKKGLKTGMYYLRSKAATSAIQFTVDKSNLESSAPQPSGEQQKSQNQDAIACSLDNPDDCEMCGS; this is encoded by the coding sequence ATGTTAGTAATTAAAAGAGATGGCCGTAGAGAATCGGTAAGATTCGACAAAATCACATTAAGGATTGAAAACCTTTGTGATGGCCTGGATTCCCGTTATATCCAACCCATCGAGGTAGCTAAAAAGGTGATTGATGGTCTTTATGATGGTGTGACCACTTCCGAACTGGACAATCTGGCAGCGGAAGTATGTGCTTCTATGACCGTAAAGCACCCGGAATACGCCATTCTTGCTGCAAGGATCGCTATTTCCAATTTGCACAAGACTACAAGTAAGTCTTTCTCCAATACCATGAAGCGGCTTTACACTTATGTAAACCCAAAAACTGGAGACAATGCTGCTTTGATTGCCCCTGATGTATACGGAATCGTCAAAAAACATGCTGCCAGACTGGATGAGGTAATTGAATACTCCAGAGATTTTAATTATGATTTCTTCGGGTTCAAAACCTTGGAAAAAAGTTACCTGATCAAGCTTGATGATAAAGTGGTGGAAAGACCTCAACACATGCTCATGAGGGTTGCCATTGGAATTCACAAGGAAGATATCGATTCGGCCATCGAAACCTATAACTATCTTTCCGAAAAATGGTTTACCCATGCCACCCCTACTCTTTTCAATGCGGGTACGCCTAAACCTCAATTGTCTTCCTGCTTCTTACTCAACATGAAGGAGGATAGTATTGATGGTATTTATGATACCTTGAAGCAATGTGCTAAAATCTCCCAATCTGCAGGAGGCATTGGACTTTCCATACACCACGTTAGGGCAAAGGGCTCGTATATCCGTGGCACTAATGGGGTGTCCAATGGAATTGTACCTATGCTTAGAAATTTTGACATGACAGCCAGATATGTCGATCAGGGAGGTGGAAAAAGAAAGGGAAGTTTTGCCATTTACCTGGAGCCCTGGCATGCAGATATCAAGGATTTCCTTGAACTGAAAAAGAACCACGGAAAAGAAGAAATGCGTGCAAGGGATCTCTTTTATGCCCTCTGGATTTCAGACCTCTTTATGAAACGGGTAGAAGCCAATGAAGAATGGTCTCTTTTCTGCCCCAATGAAGCTCCAGGGCTTTCCGATTGCTATGGAGAGGAATTCGAAAAACTTTATGAAAAATACGAAAAGGAAGGAAGGGCGAGAGAAACGGTCAAGGCTCAGGAATTGTGGTTTGAGGTTTTAGAATCCCAGATCGAAACTGGCACCCCTTATATGCTTTATAAGGATGCTGCCAATAAAAAATCCAATCAGCAAAACCTGGGTACCATCAAGTCTTCCAACTTGTGTACCGAGATCATGGAGTACACCTCTTCTGATGAAGTGGCGGTATGTAACTTAGCTTCCATAGCGCTTCCTAAATTCGTACAGACTGATGGCCAGGGCAAAAAGTACTTTGACCACCAAAAACTGTATGAAATCACCAAGGTGGTCACCAAAAACCTGAATAAGGTCATCGACATCAACTACTACCCAGTAGAAGAGGCAAGAAGATCCAATTTCAGACACCGTCCTATTGGAATTGGGGTTCAAGGTTTGGCTGATGCTTTTATCATGCTGAGAATGCCTTTTGACTCTGAGGAAGCCAGAGGCCTGAACAAGGATATTTTTGAAACCATTTATTATGCATCCATGGAAACTTCCATGGAGCTGGCTAAAGTTCAAGGTACTTATGAAACTTATGAAGGCTCACCGGTTTCCAAAGGCCAATTCCAGTTTGACCTGTGGGGCGTATCTCCAAAATCAGGAAGATGGGCCTGGGATGAACTGAAACAAAAAGTATCCAAATATGGTGTCAGGAACTCCTTATTAGTAGCTCCTATGCCAACTGCATCCACCTCACAAATTTTGGGTAACAATGAGTGCTTTGAGCCTTATACTTCCAATATCTATACAAGAAGAACCCTTTCTGGAGAATTTGTAGTAGTCAACAAGCACCTGATGAAAGACTTGATCAGGCTTGGGCTTTGGAATGACAATATGAAAAACAGGTTGATTGCTGCCAATGGTTCTATCCAGGATTTCCCTGAGGTTCCTCAAAATATCAAAGACCTTTATAAAACTGTTTGGGAAATTTCCCAAAAGGTAGTCATCAATATGGCGGCTGACAGAGGTGCTTATATTTGTCAGTCCCAAAGTATGAACATCTTCATGCAGGAGCCTAACTTTGGTAAACTGACTTCCATGCATTTCTATGCTTGGAAAAAAGGGCTCAAAACCGGCATGTACTACTTGAGATCCAAAGCTGCAACCAGCGCCATTCAGTTTACGGTGGACAAGTCCAATCTGGAAAGCTCCGCACCACAACCTTCCGGAGAACAACAAAAATCCCAAAACCAGGATGCCATAGCTTGTTCTTTGGACAACCCAGATGACTGCGAAATGTGCGGAAGTTAA
- a CDS encoding ABC transporter ATP-binding protein, translating into MSPLWRLNKYLYKYKGYLLLGILFTIISNIFVMVPAQLVRVAIDYVVESFSFYQMFENGGASEIIKEAFLEFIFVFGILILAMALLRGFFLFLIRQTIIVMSRLIEYDLKNEIFDHYQNLPLSFYRKNSTGDLMARITEDVSRVRMYFGPAMMYGINLVVLFPLVIGYMLTVNVPLTIYSLLPLPVLSLSIYFVNNLINVRSEKIQRSLSGLSTFVQESFSGIRVLKAFVREDDSGKDFQKASDDYKDKSIDLTRVQALFFPLIMGLIGVSTIVTVYVGGIQVIEGAIGYGVIAEFILYVNMLTWPVTSLGWVTSIVQRAAASQARINEFLDEKNDIVSKDNLEQELVGDVEVQNLSFKYPDSGIQALKNVSFSIPAGQSLAIIGTTGSGKSTIANLMTRMYDASEGRILIDNKDIRSFNISLLRKQIGYVPQDVFLFSDSIANNIGFGLDGIPQGVVEKAAKDADVYQNILDFPKGFETRLGERGITLSGGQKQRVSIARAIAKNPKILLLDDCLSAVDTKTENVILNALKNIMEGRTSIIISHRVSSAKLADKIIVLDDGVLVEEGSHDLLMDQKGVYAELYEKQTKSKETSSDVG; encoded by the coding sequence GTGAGTCCGCTTTGGAGATTAAATAAATACCTCTATAAATATAAGGGATATCTGTTGTTGGGAATTCTGTTTACCATCATTTCCAACATATTCGTAATGGTTCCTGCCCAGCTGGTGCGAGTGGCAATAGATTATGTGGTTGAAAGCTTCAGTTTTTACCAAATGTTTGAAAATGGGGGAGCCAGTGAAATCATCAAAGAAGCATTTCTGGAGTTTATTTTTGTTTTCGGGATTTTAATCCTGGCCATGGCCTTATTGCGAGGATTCTTCCTTTTTTTGATCCGGCAAACCATCATAGTGATGTCCCGTCTGATAGAATATGACCTCAAAAATGAAATCTTTGATCACTATCAAAATTTACCCCTAAGTTTTTATAGAAAGAACAGCACAGGGGATTTGATGGCCAGAATTACCGAGGATGTTAGCCGGGTGAGGATGTATTTTGGACCTGCTATGATGTATGGAATCAACCTGGTGGTGCTTTTTCCTTTGGTAATAGGGTACATGTTAACCGTAAATGTTCCATTGACCATATATTCCCTTTTGCCGCTTCCAGTACTGTCCTTGAGTATTTATTTTGTTAATAACCTGATCAATGTGCGATCAGAAAAAATTCAAAGAAGCCTTTCTGGATTGAGTACTTTTGTTCAGGAATCTTTTTCAGGAATCAGGGTATTGAAAGCCTTTGTCCGTGAGGATGACAGTGGAAAAGATTTTCAAAAAGCTAGTGATGATTATAAGGATAAATCCATAGACCTTACCAGGGTTCAGGCACTTTTTTTCCCTTTGATAATGGGACTTATTGGAGTAAGTACCATTGTTACGGTTTATGTTGGAGGGATACAAGTTATAGAAGGAGCCATTGGATATGGAGTGATCGCAGAATTTATTCTTTATGTGAATATGCTTACCTGGCCGGTAACTTCTTTGGGTTGGGTGACCAGTATTGTCCAAAGGGCGGCTGCTTCCCAAGCCAGGATCAATGAGTTTTTGGATGAGAAAAATGACATTGTCAGCAAAGATAATTTGGAACAAGAATTGGTTGGGGATGTGGAAGTTCAAAATTTATCATTCAAATATCCTGATTCTGGTATCCAGGCCTTGAAAAATGTCAGTTTTAGCATTCCTGCAGGGCAATCCCTAGCGATCATTGGAACCACAGGATCGGGTAAATCTACCATTGCCAATTTAATGACAAGAATGTATGATGCATCGGAAGGTAGAATCCTGATTGATAACAAGGATATTAGGTCTTTTAATATTTCACTATTGAGAAAACAAATAGGGTATGTCCCCCAAGATGTTTTCCTTTTCAGTGACTCTATTGCTAATAATATTGGGTTTGGACTGGATGGTATACCCCAAGGGGTCGTGGAAAAAGCCGCGAAGGATGCTGATGTTTACCAGAATATTCTTGATTTCCCCAAAGGGTTTGAAACCAGATTGGGAGAAAGGGGGATTACCTTATCCGGTGGCCAAAAGCAAAGGGTCTCCATTGCCCGCGCTATTGCTAAAAACCCCAAAATTTTGTTATTGGATGACTGTTTATCTGCGGTGGATACCAAAACGGAAAATGTAATTCTCAATGCCCTGAAAAACATCATGGAAGGTCGAACATCCATCATTATTTCCCACAGGGTTTCATCAGCAAAACTGGCTGATAAGATCATCGTATTGGATGATGGAGTATTAGTGGAGGAAGGGTCTCATGATTTGCTTATGGACCAGAAAGGGGTATATGCAGAACTCTACGAGAAACAAACCAAATCTAAAGAGACATCCTCAGATGTGGGTTGA
- a CDS encoding Glu/Leu/Phe/Val dehydrogenase dimerization domain-containing protein — translation MLEIKTKEKVQEGSIYGQITSLGHEQLVICYDEATGLKAIIGIHNTVLGPALGGTRMWPYQSESEAITDVLRLSRGMTFKAAISGLNIGGGKAVIIGHPRQKNEAFLRRFGRFIESLGGRYTTAEDVNMNTRDMEYIAMETSHVTGLPEVKGGGGDPSPVTAFGTYLGMKAAAKKAFGSDSLCGKKIAVQGVGQVGSHLIQYLVKEDAKVFVTDIDEERLQKVAQKTGAKTVSSEGFYDIDMDIYAPCALGATLNDDTLERLQCQVVAGAANNQLDSEEKHGKLLLKKGILYAPDFLINAGGLINVYAEYLGKYNRDLAYQQAEKIYDTCLAILNKSEKEKIPTQQAAIEIAWNRVQQIGKVKLSH, via the coding sequence ATGTTAGAGATTAAAACCAAGGAAAAAGTCCAGGAGGGATCCATATACGGCCAAATTACATCTTTGGGTCATGAACAATTGGTGATCTGTTATGATGAGGCTACTGGCCTGAAGGCCATAATTGGAATCCATAATACCGTTTTGGGACCTGCATTGGGAGGCACTCGGATGTGGCCCTACCAATCGGAATCAGAGGCTATTACAGATGTCCTGAGATTATCAAGAGGAATGACCTTTAAAGCAGCCATTTCAGGTTTGAATATTGGAGGAGGGAAAGCGGTAATTATAGGCCATCCCCGACAAAAAAATGAAGCTTTTCTTCGTCGTTTTGGGCGATTTATAGAAAGTTTGGGGGGCAGGTATACTACTGCAGAGGATGTCAATATGAACACCCGTGACATGGAATATATTGCCATGGAAACATCCCATGTTACCGGGCTTCCGGAAGTCAAGGGGGGAGGCGGTGACCCAAGTCCAGTGACCGCTTTTGGCACCTATTTAGGCATGAAAGCAGCTGCCAAAAAAGCCTTTGGCTCTGATTCCCTTTGCGGAAAAAAGATTGCAGTTCAGGGAGTAGGGCAGGTTGGAAGTCATTTGATCCAATACTTGGTCAAAGAAGATGCTAAAGTATTTGTTACGGATATCGATGAAGAAAGGCTTCAAAAAGTAGCCCAGAAAACAGGAGCCAAGACTGTCAGCTCAGAAGGTTTCTATGATATTGACATGGACATTTATGCCCCATGCGCCTTGGGAGCGACATTGAATGATGATACCTTAGAGAGACTCCAGTGTCAGGTGGTAGCTGGAGCTGCCAATAACCAACTGGACAGTGAGGAAAAACATGGAAAGCTTCTGCTCAAAAAAGGGATTCTCTATGCTCCTGATTTTTTGATCAATGCAGGTGGCCTGATCAATGTTTACGCAGAGTACCTGGGCAAATACAACAGGGATTTGGCTTACCAGCAGGCAGAAAAAATATACGACACCTGCCTGGCGATTCTTAACAAATCAGAAAAGGAAAAAATCCCCACCCAACAAGCTGCCATTGAGATTGCATGGAACAGAGTACAGCAAATCGGAAAGGTAAAACTTTCTCATTAG
- the nusB gene encoding transcription antitermination factor NusB encodes MLNRRILRVKAFQNLYAFQQCKSSNLNLAKDFIHDSFQPDLDSMEVQDKSKLKDEAKTAVALFSKNLNHKELIASGDHSTKIKSTAIKAVNLFHQNNQKDLEFLRKNMVSAAENIPHLYLNVIQILIGFADHVGNEYEKKRKLNQEAISGTSGELNLAQNQVLDLIRKSPAFTNETTRQQASTEELELEIQEWYREYVKPFEPYQQYIQLNQPSLEQDLDILTDITKKVLFKNEAILSYFAEKDLSWSENKAVVRSLALKMLKNAKECSGAEDYELPEIAINWEEDKEFFQNIFNLTIENDEENRKLIAEKTKNWDIERIASTDKIIISMALAEMTFFPSIPVKVTINEYIDISKTYSTPKSKQFVNGLLDVLAKELTDQGKIRKSGRGLLDNK; translated from the coding sequence ATGTTAAACAGACGAATACTCCGAGTTAAGGCTTTTCAAAACCTATATGCATTCCAGCAATGTAAATCATCAAATTTAAACCTGGCAAAGGATTTCATACATGATTCCTTCCAGCCTGATTTGGATAGCATGGAAGTGCAGGATAAATCAAAACTTAAAGATGAGGCCAAAACAGCAGTAGCCCTGTTCTCAAAAAACCTGAACCATAAAGAATTAATAGCCTCAGGGGATCATTCCACCAAAATAAAATCCACTGCCATCAAGGCAGTAAATCTTTTTCACCAAAACAATCAAAAAGACCTGGAATTTCTTCGCAAAAACATGGTTTCTGCGGCAGAAAACATCCCTCATTTATATCTCAATGTAATCCAGATCCTAATTGGCTTTGCTGACCACGTAGGGAATGAATACGAAAAAAAGAGAAAATTAAATCAAGAAGCCATATCCGGCACTTCTGGTGAGCTCAACCTGGCCCAAAACCAAGTTTTGGACCTTATCCGGAAATCACCTGCCTTTACCAATGAAACTACCCGCCAACAGGCAAGTACTGAAGAACTGGAATTGGAAATTCAAGAATGGTACCGGGAATATGTTAAGCCATTTGAGCCGTATCAGCAATACATCCAATTGAACCAGCCCAGCCTGGAGCAAGACCTGGACATCCTCACTGATATCACTAAAAAGGTTCTCTTTAAGAACGAAGCCATTTTAAGTTATTTTGCTGAAAAAGACCTCAGTTGGTCCGAGAATAAGGCAGTTGTTCGAAGTTTGGCATTAAAAATGCTTAAAAATGCAAAGGAATGCAGCGGAGCAGAAGATTATGAACTACCTGAAATTGCGATAAACTGGGAAGAAGACAAGGAATTTTTCCAAAATATCTTTAATTTAACTATCGAAAACGATGAAGAAAACAGGAAATTAATTGCGGAAAAGACCAAAAATTGGGATATTGAACGGATAGCATCAACAGATAAAATCATTATTTCCATGGCCCTTGCCGAAATGACTTTTTTCCCGAGTATTCCTGTAAAAGTAACCATCAATGAGTATATTGACATTTCAAAAACTTACAGTACTCCAAAGAGTAAACAATTTGTCAATGGTCTCTTGGATGTTTTAGCAAAAGAGCTAACCGATCAAGGGAAAATCCGTAAGAGTGGCAGGGGTCTTTTAGATAACAAATAA
- a CDS encoding YtxH domain-containing protein → MSKQSNSILAFVLGAGVGAAFGVLFAPDSGNNTRDRLSYQLSRYKNDLEDLVKDLVEGKDLPMNEARSEGKKVISEAKSKAENLLSDVNKLIDQINKGKN, encoded by the coding sequence ATGAGCAAACAAAGTAATTCAATTTTAGCTTTTGTATTGGGCGCCGGAGTAGGCGCTGCATTTGGTGTTTTATTTGCGCCTGATTCTGGCAACAATACCAGGGATAGGTTATCCTACCAACTTTCAAGATATAAAAACGATTTGGAAGATTTGGTCAAAGATTTAGTGGAAGGGAAGGATCTTCCCATGAATGAAGCCAGATCAGAAGGCAAAAAGGTAATATCAGAAGCTAAAAGCAAAGCTGAAAACCTTTTGAGTGATGTAAATAAATTAATCGATCAAATCAACAAAGGGAAAAACTAA
- a CDS encoding DUF1573 domain-containing protein has translation MKYLSLPAIILAGSLFVMGCDNSKNKEKIEELEKKITQLEESQKSQPVNVQSAKKIDPANLGEFKFEETVFDFGTISQGDKIQHNFKFKNIGEAPLVISNIQASCGCTTPDWSKEPVAPGEEGYVKVSFNSASKSGAQSPMVTITANTSPSITRLRLKGNVNTNTKTNTTSVEGPVKK, from the coding sequence ATGAAGTATTTAAGTTTACCTGCAATCATCCTTGCAGGTTCTCTTTTTGTTATGGGCTGTGATAACAGCAAAAACAAAGAGAAAATCGAAGAGCTGGAGAAAAAGATCACCCAACTGGAAGAAAGTCAAAAAAGCCAGCCAGTCAACGTCCAAAGTGCAAAAAAAATCGACCCTGCTAATTTGGGGGAATTTAAATTTGAGGAAACGGTATTTGATTTCGGCACCATAAGCCAGGGAGACAAAATCCAGCATAATTTCAAATTCAAAAATATTGGCGAGGCACCTTTGGTGATTTCTAATATCCAAGCTTCATGTGGCTGTACCACCCCTGATTGGTCCAAGGAACCCGTAGCCCCCGGAGAGGAAGGGTATGTAAAAGTCAGCTTTAACTCTGCCTCAAAATCTGGTGCACAAAGTCCTATGGTGACCATTACGGCCAACACCTCCCCAAGCATTACAAGACTTAGACTAAAAGGAAACGTAAATACTAATACTAAAACCAACACAACCTCAGTAGAGGGACCCGTTAAAAAATAA
- the yajC gene encoding preprotein translocase subunit YajC, giving the protein MINSILLQANGAGGTGILGQVFLFGSIILIMYFFMIRPQQKKQKDAKNFIQNIKKGDQVVTIGGIHGKISSIEGDAVILELDRGMKIKVEKSAISAEYSKKSSGTK; this is encoded by the coding sequence ATGATTAATTCGATTTTATTACAAGCAAATGGTGCCGGTGGCACTGGAATTTTAGGCCAGGTATTCCTTTTTGGTTCGATCATATTAATTATGTACTTTTTTATGATCCGACCACAGCAAAAAAAACAAAAGGATGCCAAAAATTTCATTCAAAATATTAAAAAAGGAGATCAGGTTGTAACCATAGGTGGAATCCATGGAAAAATCAGCAGCATTGAAGGTGATGCTGTCATCCTTGAACTGGATAGAGGCATGAAAATAAAAGTAGAAAAATCTGCTATCTCCGCAGAATATTCCAAAAAATCCAGCGGAACAAAATAA